aggaaaattattattattcaagaaaaattGTCAAAACTACCATTTTTTGAATACTGTTTTTCATATTTACCTTAACTATCTTTaccattaaaatataaagagtGAAAAGACCATTATGCCcctaaataattaaacataccTAATCTATTTTCTCCCACTACATCTGCAAATCCATCTCCGACTATCTTCTGATTGTTGTTCTGCAGCGACCAAATCCAACTAGACCAATGACGCTCCGGTGAACGTCGACAAGCTCAGGTGATCACGATTGACAAACTCAGAGATAGTTTGTGTCGGTGGGTTAGAATTATGAGTTCAAGATCGTACATTCGTTCGATTGAATCTAtgaaatttgaattttgaaGTGTAATTTTTAGAGTTAAATTACAGTGAATCTTATTTTTCGAAGTGAGTGCTGATGGGTAGGCATAATAAGTGACTGGCATGCATTCTGATTTTTAAGATCGACAAGATTAGTGAGCTGTTTGAAGAATCAATAGGACTCTGAACAAGACATGGTCTGTGCTATTAAAGAATTACAGATTTATAAAAGTTTCAGAGTTGGCTTCTTAATACCATCTTCTTGTCGAGTTAGATATCAAACTTTTTGCAGGTTATAGTTAGAATGAAGCCTCCAAAAAAAGTGGGGAAGAAGAAATGATAGTATAAAAGATATCCAGAGATTCTCTCAAATCAGTGGACAGACTTTCACGGTCGACTCAGTTGCTGATTCAGAGTCGACACAAGCAAAATATCTGTTTGAATGATTCTTGGTGGTGACTTTAAGCTATGTCTAATTCTGTCTActgcttttgttttttattttttttcaggaaCATATGAGCTAGTGGGAACGCCTCTTGTTGAAAATTGTCTATCTGGATTTAACAATTCTGTATTTTCCTATGGACAGGTAGTTTTCGTTTTCCAGAAGTCTCTTCCATTTCTGAGATTGTAATTGCGAAATTGTATCCACTAGACTGCAATCAAACTCACAAACCATTATTACCTACTATTATTAGTATTCCCACATAAGGAATGGTATCTTAAGGTGTGAACATTTCTGTGTCTTGCAGTGAAAGGCATTGATTAGTTACCTGTTTAATTTGAGCAGGCTCAAGTTGTAGTCTTGACAAGACCTAACCTTtgtgttctttctttcttctgctAAAATGCAGCAGAGTATTGCAAACAGAAGAGATTGTAGTGAGACCAGGATGGAAGAAGgtgtttaatatatacaaaaataaacacaGACAAAATGTTAGAAATTTGCTTGCAAGACCATTCCTAAAAGGAAGCTTGTGAACAAAGAAAACATTGAGGATGTAGGAAGGGAAGTGCAATGCATCACCTGACTGGTCAGCCAAACATTGTGGAGCTTAAGGAGCTTATGAGGATAAGCATTATGTGCATTTGGTCATGGGGCTTTACGCATGTGGACAGTTTGTTCGATAGGATTATTTCTACATGAAATTACTCGAAGAGAGCAGCTGCTTCTTTGTTGAGAACCATTGTTCAAATTGTACCTACTTGTCATTCCATGGGGGTTATTCACAGAGATTTGACGCCTGAGAACTTTCTGTTGCTGAACAAAGATAAGAACTCTCCTCTCAAATCCATTGACTTTGGTGTCTCCAATTTCTACAAGCCAGGAGATGTGTTCAAGGATATAGTGGGTAATGCTTATTACATTGCACTAGAGGTGTTGAAAAGGAAATATGAATCAGAAGCTGATATTTGGAGTATTGGTGTCATATTGTATGTCCTCTTATGTGGTGTCTCACCCATCTGGGTTGGTAAAATATTCATCTCATTATAAACATATCTACAGatgattttctatatatataaaaatgtattcaTGTGTTGTGATTACCTGATGATCATAGAATCGGAGAATTAATGGGATATTCAATGCCATATCAAAGGACTTGTTGATTTTTCAAGTGATCATGTTGTAAATAAATCCTTGTTGGTGCAATGATTGGTTACATCATATGTCaagtatatttattaatttatgtataagcttttataaatatttataactgaTTTATATACTCTTAAATTGATCTATGAAAccttaaaaaatgattttaactCTCTCTGATTTCATCCTACGGCATGTTTCAAATCATGACTCCATCAGTTCAAAACTGTTTCAAACCATACAAAGACAAAAATTCTCGTTTTTTAGTAGAGACTATTCCATCCTCGaagtttagtttaaaaaaaaaaaaaaccatcatCAACAACTCCAGATAAATCTAcctaaaacataaaatacatcATGAGAGAAAGAGGTATGATTCCATCCTTTAGGAGACAGGCATGAGTAGAATTTGGTCTCATGGTTTCTAGTGGAATAATCAAGTACACGCATATTAGCATCTAGGTTCACATTTTTCATCAAAAGTTTCCAACTTGGTTTTCGGATAAAAACGAAGATCTATTTTAACGAAGGTAGTGCTATGCAGCTATATTGTTTTAAGTGTGTTAATGATTTGCAAGCAATAAATTAGGATGGACTTGTAGCAATTCTTTGTCGTCTTCATCATGATTTCCAATCCAATCGATTTTGCCTTCACCATGGAGATGGAGGTTACTGACTGATAGACCatagattttacccacttttagccatggtttataagtattttaatatatatttactactatatagagtctatttagagtgtttACAATTTCATGTACGTTTTGGAGAAATATAGTGATTTTAgagccttttgagtgcagatctgcacagacgcatcagatgtttagctatggatgaaaAACTTTCCACcattagattgagcccatattttgaaaacttatagagatttgagttagctttccaatgctaccggtttgaggtcaatcagcattcTGTATCAGAAGCTATGcctgttttactgaagagtggtcaatctgcctcgcgagaggaagctgtcgaggagatgaaggactgtcgatcgatgaaacaTCATTGGTGTCGGTAGACAGTGATCCCAGAAAATAGGTCAAGGCTGTCTCGTGACCAATTTAGACCCAGAAGTCACCACATATTACCAATATACCCCAGGACAACctgaaaccctattttactgtttctaagccattgttgacggctatgcttcatactattctagAGAGAGATCTTAGGATTGtagagagagatctgtacaccttgagagagggaagatcttgaactccatTTTTTCTTTACTCTGTTCTGTTTATTTATCTATTGcaatattattcagaccatcataaccatgtcttttatgaatatgtctgagtaatctCACTGTTACATTTAGGATTCTCATAAGGTTGATATATGTATTGCTAGCTTAAATTGTTGTTAGGATGATTTAattagttcttcatctagttgttcttGCTACTAAGCTTAGAGTTGATAAACTCTGAatcttagatcttaggattaattgaaaTCAAAtcattgcttgactcaatacctaaaaataaactagtatgatctaactgactagatacataTGAGAGTTAatctagtgagttagagaatataaatcaaacctcttggtaaagctttctggaagaagtatcgatcgacgcagcgaCAACCCTGttgatcgatattttgaaaggtgtatcgatcgatattcgtaacgaataatcgatcgacactttctcataattaacatacgagagttgaaatctgagatccagattagataatctAATTGATTATATCTGAGTTTtaattcaagaacaattaatatcaataaacccctaaagacccaaattaagttatttacttatcatacctgagaatatacATAAATCTAGCTATtctcccaactgttaacaacctcaaaacaaaccaatcgagcaataaccttcctcaccaattcatttactgctttaagaCCTATAAACCAATTAATCTAGCATATTTCAaagaccataatctattgtgtaatcctagagtctatgtggattcgatccctaagtactacatctgaacatcttatttgagagagtaattcactccttaaggtaattttagtgatatcaaatttggcgccgttgtcagggactctttcttattaccattagattaagTTTAGAATATAGTCTAGATTTTGTAACTGAATCTGCTTAAGTTTTTCCTCTTTCCCTGCTGACACATGTCCTTAAGATGGAAGACATGAATTTCGGcccaaaatcgatcgacgctcagacAACAACATCGAGCGACGGGTCGACCGAAAAGTCGATCGACACTTCGCTACCAATATTGATTGACGCCATCCTGCCGGAAGCAAGTAAGTATGTTCTTACCTGTTTCAATAATGAAAAAGTAGTTCTAGGAGATCAAAAAGGTCGAGTATGCAATGCATCAAACCAAATTAATTATAGACATAGGGCTCCAATTCCTATTGGAGTAGCTGTTGTTATAAATGCTGGACCGGAGCACCACCAAACGCTTGGAGATTGCAACAGACCTGATCGGTTCTACACTAACAGGTCTGCAATTCGTCCTCCAGCAATTCAAAGAAAAGACTTTGAACTGAAACCCAAATATTTCTCTCTAGTAAGTCGGCACCCCTTTCATGGTCTTCCTCATGAAAACCCCATAGACCATATCAAAGCACTTGAGGACTTTGTGTCTAACATCAAGGTGCatggagtctctgaagactacctaTTTTGCAAACTCTTCCCGCACTCCCTTGCTGGAGATGCGAGACACTGGCTGAAATAATTGCAGCCAGGATCTTTGACTTGCTGGAGTGATATCAAAAGCGTCTTCCTCAACAACTTCTTCAATGATGCACGAACCGAAGAATTTAGGAATAAGATCTATAGTTTTTCTCAAGGCACCACTGAAGCTTTTAAGGCTTCTTGGTTGAGATTCAGAGCCTACTAGCGAGACTGCCCAAACCATGGTTTTCCCGAAATCCAGCTGCTTAATATTTTCTTCAGAGGTCTCGACTGGACATACCAAGCGACTTTGGATGCTGCGAGTCAAGGGAACTTCAAAACCAAGACCCCTGAAGAAGCTACGAGGCTCATTGAAAATGTGGCGTCTAGCACTAGTTCCTAGAACACTGATCTCGAGAGGAGGAAGGTGGCCAAGAATTCGAATGAAGATCGGATATCTGAGGTGAAAGAAACGTCAGACTCAGTTCATGCTTTTGTGATTGGAGATAAACAAGTTTGGTTTACCGATGAGAGTCAGACCTTTCTAcgtgaaggagatgaagaagagcaTGTAAACCTCATGGATGAAACTGGCTTTCGCAAACAAAGACTTGACGGTCAGCAGCAAAACATGAGCTTCACAAAGACCTACAAGGCAGAACAGACTCATAAGAGCAAGCTGGAATCTATGATGGAACAATTTCTAAAAGGCCAGTAGAAAATGACTGCGGTTCTCGATGAAAGATTGGATTCCGTATATTCTGATTTACATGataagtttgaaactttgagtgACCATGTCAAGAAATTGGATAGCCAAGTTGCGCATAACGCTGGGTTTGTCAGAAAAGATGAAAAATTCCTTCCTGGAAAAACTGACACCAACCCGAGACGCCAAGTTTGTTATGTGTTACTAAGAAGCGGAAAACGCCTTTCCCCGAGCGCTATAGAAATCACTTCTGCAGAAAAACCCCCCGAAGCTGAAAAGGCAACGATTAACctcgatgaagaagaggaggagttggaagaagatgtGGAAATCAATCTACAAGAAGGGAATAATGTCAATCAACCGACTATgataaatatcgatcgacagaatgAAAACAATGCCGATCGACGCTCGACTCCTGCCAAGTCGGCAGTAGAGAGAGTGTATAGGACTTTGCCACCCTTTCCTCCTAACAAGACGCAACCTAAGCGAGAATTAGATAAAGcgatctgcaagaaagcattcgatAAAATCACGTTGGAAATGCCACTTAGTGATGCCATAAAAGTAGCACCTTCGATTAAGAAATATGTAAAAGACATGGTATCCAACAGCTTCCCAGCTGCTGAACACAGCGTCATGATGGTTTCAGAGGAAGTAAGTGCAATAATCCAAGGCCAAACCCCGATCAAGAGACCTGATCCGGGCAGTTTTGTCCTAGATTGCAACATACAAAGACAAGAGTTTTCCTCGATCCCTTTGTGACCTAGGATCCAGCGTGAATCTCATGCTACACTCTGTCGCGATACAGGGATACGACGAGTTCAAACCCACCAAACTAACTTTGGTTCTTGCTGATAAATCCGTTAGAATACCCGAGGGAGTACTAGATGACGTGCCGGTAAGAATTAACGACTGTCACGTACCAACGGATTTCGTTGTGTTGAAATACCAGAATGAACCAAAAGATCCCCTCATCTTATGTAGACCATTTTTAGCTACCGCTGGTGCAATCATTGACGTCAAGGAAGGTCGGATATGTTTAAACATTGGAAACATTCCAATGACCTTCGATATGGAAAAACTAATAAAACGACCCTTAATCGATAAACAAGCTTCTTACGTGGACGATATATCTGAGTTGGCTGAAGAATCCTTCATAGACCAATGCTCAGATGATCCCCTGAAAAAAGTGCTCATATCTACCGAAGAGGAAACATTTAGCATTGACATCAGAGCTGATAAATACGCGCGATAAATGGACGCAAATGTAGGAATAGAAAATGTCGATGATGTGGAGGATGAcgatttgaaaatcaaaatcgaTCGAAATTTAAAAGCCGATGTCGATCGACAAACATCCCCTCTAGAGAATTGGAATCCCGAAAAATCACCAAAAATTGAGTTAAAGCAATTGCCCGCCGGAATAAAGTATGTTTTTCTCTATAATAATTCTTATCCTGTAATCGTAAATGCCAACCTAACCGACGGAGAACTTGCGTTGTTATTAAATAAACTGTGCAAGTATAGGAAAGCCCTCGGATACTCTCTCAAGGATATTCCTGGTATTTCTCCAGATCTGTGCATGCACCGGATTCACTTAGAAGACGATTCCA
This genomic stretch from Brassica napus cultivar Da-Ae chromosome C9, Da-Ae, whole genome shotgun sequence harbors:
- the LOC125592582 gene encoding uncharacterized protein LOC125592582, which encodes MTAVLDERLDSVYSDLHDKFETLSDHVKKLDSQVAHNAGFVRKDEKFLPGKTDTNPRRQVCYVLLRSGKRLSPSAIEITSAEKPPEAEKATINLDEEEEELEEDVEINLQEGNNVNQPTMINIDRQNENNADRRSTPAKSAVERVYRTLPPFPPNKTQPKRELDKAICKKAFDKITLEMPLSDAIKVAPSIKKYVKDMVSNSFPAAEHSVMMVSEEGYDEFKPTKLTLVLADKSVRIPEGVLDDVPVRINDCHVPTDFVVLKYQNEPKDPLILCRPFLATAGAIIDVKEGRICLNIGNIPMTFDMEKLIKRPLIDKQASYVDDISELAEESFIDQCSDDPLKKVLISTEEETFSIDIRADKYAR